From Armatimonadota bacterium, one genomic window encodes:
- a CDS encoding CoA transferase, whose translation MAGVRVLELASFIAGPFCAMLLADFGAEVVKAEPPGEGDPMRQWGVHLDEGRSLWWPVIGRNKKSVTLDLRVPRGQALARALAQCVDILVENFRPGTLERWGLAPEVLHALHPGLVIVRISGFGQTGPYRHRAGFGSVAEAMGGLRYLTGDPDRPPVRVGLSIGDTLAGLFAAYGAVVALREREARGRGRVVELGITDAVVAVLESVLTEYSRLGVVRERTGNILPGIAPSNLYPTADGSWVVIGANADSVFARLCRAMGRPELAQDPRYATHTARGQRQQELDELVAAWTRTLPRAALLASLEEHGVPAGPVYTAADVAHDPHYRARGTVREVQDPAFGRLLMQGPVPFFDGGGGAIRWTGPPLGAHNEEIYGGWLGLSGEELRALRDEGVI comes from the coding sequence CTGGCCGGCGTCCGTGTGCTGGAGCTGGCCTCGTTCATCGCCGGGCCGTTCTGCGCCATGCTGCTGGCCGACTTCGGCGCGGAGGTGGTCAAGGCCGAGCCGCCCGGCGAGGGGGACCCGATGCGCCAGTGGGGCGTCCACCTGGACGAGGGGCGCTCGCTGTGGTGGCCGGTCATCGGCCGGAACAAGAAGTCGGTCACCCTGGACCTGCGCGTGCCCCGCGGTCAGGCGCTGGCGCGGGCGCTGGCCCAGTGCGTGGACATCCTGGTGGAGAACTTCCGCCCGGGGACGCTGGAGCGGTGGGGACTGGCGCCGGAGGTCCTGCACGCCCTCCACCCGGGGCTGGTGATCGTGCGCATCTCCGGCTTCGGCCAGACCGGGCCCTACCGCCACCGCGCGGGGTTCGGCAGCGTGGCCGAGGCGATGGGCGGGCTGCGCTACCTCACCGGGGACCCCGACCGCCCGCCGGTGCGGGTGGGGCTCAGCATCGGCGACACGCTGGCCGGCCTCTTCGCCGCCTACGGGGCGGTGGTGGCGCTGCGCGAACGCGAGGCGCGCGGCCGCGGGCGCGTGGTGGAGCTCGGGATCACCGACGCGGTGGTGGCGGTGCTCGAGTCGGTCCTCACCGAGTACAGCCGCCTCGGCGTCGTCCGCGAGCGCACCGGCAACATCCTCCCCGGTATTGCGCCGAGCAACCTCTACCCCACGGCGGACGGGAGCTGGGTGGTGATCGGCGCCAACGCGGATTCGGTCTTCGCCCGCCTGTGCCGGGCGATGGGGCGGCCGGAGCTGGCCCAGGACCCGCGCTACGCCACCCACACCGCCCGCGGCCAGCGCCAGCAGGAGCTGGACGAGCTGGTGGCCGCCTGGACGCGCACCCTGCCGCGGGCGGCGCTGCTGGCCTCGCTGGAGGAGCACGGGGTGCCCGCCGGGCCGGTCTACACCGCTGCCGACGTGGCCCACGACCCGCACTACCGCGCCCGGGGCACCGTGCGCGAGGTGCAGGACCCCGCCTTCGGCCGGCTGCTCATGCAGGGCCCCGTGCCCTTCTTCGACGGCGGGGGCGGGGCCATCCGCTGGACCGGACCGCCGCTGGGGGCGCACAACGAGGAGATCTACGGCGGCTGGCTGGGGCTCAGCGGGGAGGAGCTGCGCGCGCTGCGCGACGAAGGGGTGATCTGA
- a CDS encoding heme o synthase: MHRLLRTTAWAVGLTLLLIVLGGIVRVTGAGLACPDWPLCHGRLVPPLEDLVLVEYGHRLLASVVGLLTVFLVVQARRARPGPAVGRAAAAALLLLVVQVLLGGLTVHVRLVPAVVAAHLGTAMLFLAALLVLGASAYRALRPLDQGAPPGLGTLAAVTTGLAFGQILLGGYLSTSGAALACPDFPLCRGSLLPPGGGPVLVHWVHRLGAALLALAAALLAARARGAARPLRRLAALVMLLVIVQIALGALNVLTRVAPPVTVLHLLTAALLFGTLALLTTAAFGTTVEPVARPGRLTSPGEPAPAGVAAWRRVATDYVALTKPRIVLLLLATTVAAMVVAAGGWLSPALLVYTLLGGTLAAGAANAINCYWDRDIDAVMARTRRRPVPAGRVAPRRALAFGAVLAVLAVAVLGGLVNWLSAALALAGLLFYVLVYTMWLKRTTPQNIVIGGAAGAVPPLVGWAAVTGRVEVPALLLFLIVFLWTPPHFWALALQRRQEYAAAGVPMLPVVAGEAATRRQIFAYTVALVASTLLLVPFGGAGGLYLAAAVLLGAGFLRLALAVLREGSARAAGGLFGYSIVYLVLLLAALMVDRLV; this comes from the coding sequence ATGCACCGTCTCCTCCGCACCACGGCGTGGGCAGTGGGGCTCACGCTGCTCCTCATCGTCCTGGGCGGGATCGTGCGCGTGACCGGGGCCGGACTGGCCTGTCCCGACTGGCCGCTCTGCCACGGCCGCCTCGTCCCGCCGCTCGAGGACCTCGTCCTCGTCGAGTACGGGCATCGCCTGCTCGCCTCGGTGGTCGGCCTGCTGACCGTGTTCCTCGTCGTGCAGGCGCGCCGCGCCCGCCCCGGCCCGGCGGTAGGCCGCGCCGCTGCGGCGGCGCTCCTCCTCCTGGTCGTCCAGGTGCTGCTCGGCGGGCTCACGGTGCACGTGCGCCTGGTGCCGGCGGTGGTGGCTGCCCACCTCGGGACGGCGATGCTCTTCCTGGCGGCCCTGCTCGTCCTGGGCGCGAGCGCCTATCGCGCTCTGCGGCCGTTGGACCAGGGAGCGCCGCCGGGGCTGGGCACGCTGGCCGCCGTGACCACCGGGCTGGCCTTCGGCCAGATCCTGCTCGGCGGCTACCTCAGCACGAGCGGCGCGGCGCTGGCCTGTCCCGACTTCCCCCTCTGCCGCGGGTCGCTCCTCCCTCCCGGCGGCGGGCCGGTCCTCGTCCACTGGGTCCACCGGCTGGGAGCCGCGCTCCTGGCGCTGGCCGCGGCCCTGCTGGCCGCCCGCGCCCGAGGGGCCGCGCGGCCGCTGCGCCGCCTGGCCGCGCTGGTCATGCTGCTCGTGATCGTGCAGATCGCGCTGGGAGCCCTCAACGTCCTCACGCGCGTGGCCCCCCCGGTGACGGTGCTCCACCTGCTCACGGCGGCCCTGCTCTTCGGGACCTTGGCCCTCCTCACGACAGCGGCGTTCGGCACCACGGTCGAGCCGGTGGCCCGTCCAGGCCGCCTCACCTCCCCGGGCGAGCCCGCCCCGGCGGGCGTGGCGGCGTGGCGCCGGGTCGCCACCGACTATGTGGCGCTCACCAAGCCCCGCATCGTCCTCCTGCTGCTGGCCACCACCGTCGCCGCGATGGTCGTGGCCGCCGGCGGCTGGCTCTCCCCCGCGCTGCTGGTCTACACGCTGCTCGGGGGCACGCTGGCGGCCGGGGCGGCGAACGCCATCAACTGCTACTGGGACCGGGACATCGACGCGGTGATGGCGCGCACCCGCCGCCGCCCCGTCCCGGCGGGGCGCGTGGCGCCGCGGCGGGCGCTGGCCTTCGGGGCCGTCCTGGCCGTGCTGGCGGTGGCCGTGCTCGGCGGGCTGGTGAACTGGCTGAGCGCGGCCCTCGCGCTGGCCGGTCTGCTCTTCTACGTCCTCGTCTACACGATGTGGCTGAAGCGCACCACGCCGCAGAACATCGTCATCGGCGGTGCGGCCGGGGCGGTGCCGCCGCTCGTGGGCTGGGCGGCGGTGACCGGGCGGGTGGAGGTCCCGGCCCTGCTCCTCTTCCTCATCGTCTTCCTGTGGACCCCGCCGCACTTCTGGGCGCTGGCCCTGCAGCGGCGGCAGGAGTACGCGGCCGCCGGGGTGCCGATGCTGCCGGTGGTCGCCGGCGAGGCGGCCACCCGCCGGCAGATCTTCGCCTACACGGTGGCCCTTGTGGCCTCGACGCTCCTCCTCGTGCCCTTCGGAGGCGCGGGCGGGCTCTACCTGGCCGCGGCGGTGCTGCTCGGCGCCGGCTTCCTCCGCCTGGCCCTGGCCGTCCTGCGCGAGGGGAGCGCGCGGGCCGCCGGAGGGCTGTTCGGCTACTCCATCGTCTACCTGGTCCTGCTGCTCGCCGCGCTCATGGTGGACCGGCTGGTGTGA
- a CDS encoding ABC transporter ATP-binding protein — translation MPHLPADAATTAPALPRAATAAAAAVAFLDVRKTFPIPGGGRYTALEGVTLAVAPGEFVAIVGPTGGGKSTLLNLAAGLLAPDAGEVRVFDVPLRGLNRSATYLFQQDVLLPWKTAEENVMLGLLFRRRPAAQCRGLAREWLARVGLRGFENRYPHQLSGGMRKRVALAQTLIVDPEILLMDEPFGSLDVQTRQIMENDLLRLWAECRKTVLFVTHDLEEAIALSDRVVVLSSGPAARVIGSYPVPLPRPRDVAAIRLEEAFVEIYRTIWHQLHAEVRRAYARQAGEGTG, via the coding sequence ATGCCCCACCTCCCCGCCGACGCCGCCACCACCGCCCCGGCCCTGCCCCGGGCTGCCACGGCCGCGGCGGCGGCCGTGGCGTTCCTCGACGTGCGCAAGACCTTCCCCATCCCCGGCGGCGGGCGGTACACGGCGCTGGAGGGGGTGACCCTCGCCGTCGCGCCGGGAGAGTTCGTGGCCATCGTCGGCCCCACCGGCGGGGGGAAGTCCACGCTGCTCAACCTGGCCGCCGGCCTGCTCGCCCCGGACGCCGGGGAGGTGCGGGTCTTCGACGTCCCGCTGCGCGGGCTCAACCGCTCCGCCACCTACCTCTTCCAGCAGGACGTCCTGTTGCCGTGGAAGACCGCCGAGGAGAACGTCATGCTCGGCCTGCTCTTCCGCCGCCGCCCCGCCGCGCAGTGCCGGGGGCTGGCCCGGGAGTGGCTGGCGCGCGTGGGCCTGCGCGGCTTCGAGAACCGCTACCCCCACCAGCTCTCCGGGGGTATGCGCAAGCGCGTGGCCTTGGCCCAGACCCTCATCGTCGACCCCGAGATCCTCCTGATGGACGAGCCCTTCGGCTCGCTGGACGTGCAGACGCGGCAGATCATGGAGAACGACCTGCTGCGCCTCTGGGCGGAGTGCCGCAAGACGGTGCTCTTCGTCACCCACGACCTGGAAGAGGCCATCGCCCTCAGCGACCGGGTGGTGGTGCTGAGCAGCGGGCCGGCCGCCCGGGTGATCGGGTCCTACCCGGTGCCGCTGCCGCGGCCGCGGGACGTGGCGGCGATCCGGCTGGAGGAGGCCTTCGTGGAGATCTACCGCACCATCTGGCACCAGCTCCACGCCGAGGTGCGGCGGGCCTACGCGCGGCAGGCCGGGGAGGGGACGGGGTGA
- a CDS encoding ABC transporter substrate-binding protein, which yields MTMVRRVLMAVVLAAMLTAPALSQGAVAPEKPRVVLAVGGAEALVYLPVNVAWRLDYFRQAGLQVDLQNFAGGGQALRALVGGSADMVSGFYDHTIQMQAQGRKIKAVVMQQRYPGLVLAVARHAADGGVRTLADLRGKEIGVTAPGSSTHFFVNYLMTKVGIGLDEFSVLGIGAGATAVAAVRARQVDALSNVDPTITTLQAAGDLGPILADTRTTTGTLRVFGGPYPAACLYTSEEFIQRYPNTVQAMVTAMVRALQWIRSRKVEEIVALMPPEYYQGNRDLYTRAVRNMLESYSLDGRISPAGPPSVMAVLGAFDPNVRRATISLAETYDMRFVEAALRQLRGSR from the coding sequence ATGACGATGGTGCGACGGGTGCTGATGGCAGTGGTCCTGGCGGCCATGCTGACCGCCCCGGCCCTCTCCCAGGGGGCGGTGGCGCCGGAGAAGCCCCGCGTGGTCCTGGCCGTCGGCGGGGCGGAGGCCCTCGTCTACCTGCCCGTGAACGTGGCCTGGCGTCTCGACTACTTCCGCCAGGCCGGGCTCCAGGTGGACCTGCAGAACTTCGCCGGCGGCGGGCAGGCGCTGCGGGCGCTGGTGGGCGGCAGCGCCGACATGGTCAGCGGCTTCTACGACCACACCATCCAGATGCAGGCGCAGGGGCGCAAGATCAAGGCCGTGGTCATGCAGCAGCGCTATCCCGGGCTCGTGCTGGCCGTGGCCAGGCACGCCGCCGACGGCGGAGTGCGCACCCTGGCCGACCTGCGCGGCAAGGAGATCGGCGTCACCGCCCCCGGTTCCTCCACCCACTTCTTCGTCAACTACCTGATGACCAAGGTGGGGATCGGCCTGGACGAGTTCAGCGTCCTCGGCATCGGCGCCGGGGCCACCGCCGTGGCCGCGGTGCGGGCGCGGCAGGTGGACGCCCTCAGCAACGTCGACCCCACCATCACCACGCTCCAGGCCGCGGGCGACCTGGGGCCCATCCTGGCCGACACCCGCACCACCACCGGGACGCTGCGCGTCTTCGGCGGGCCGTACCCAGCGGCGTGCCTCTACACCAGCGAGGAGTTCATCCAGCGCTACCCCAACACGGTCCAGGCGATGGTCACGGCCATGGTCCGGGCGCTGCAGTGGATCCGCAGCCGCAAGGTGGAGGAGATCGTGGCCCTCATGCCGCCCGAGTACTACCAGGGCAACCGCGACCTCTACACGCGCGCGGTGCGCAACATGCTGGAGTCCTACTCGCTGGACGGGCGGATCTCGCCGGCCGGCCCGCCCAGCGTCATGGCGGTGCTGGGCGCCTTCGACCCCAACGTCCGCCGGGCCACCATCAGCCTGGCCGAGACCTACGACATGCGCTTCGTGGAGGCGGCCCTGCGGCAGCTGCGCGGCAGCCGGTAG
- a CDS encoding ABC transporter permease yields MLLAGLVGWEALSRAGVLDPFFFSRPSSVAARIVQWFASGTIYRHIAVTTQETVLAFLAGSVLGVAVGFLFARLPAVSQVFDPYVKVANAMPRIVLAPIFTLWFGLGILSKVAFGVTLVFFIVFFNTYQGVLEVDRNVLNNARMLGASERDLFRHVLLPSALTWILASLHTSVGLALVGAVVGEYLGSARGLGYLIAQAEGLLDTTGVFAGIVVLSAFVLLIDGVVTLIERRLLVWKPQRAVEGR; encoded by the coding sequence GTGCTGCTGGCGGGGCTCGTGGGGTGGGAGGCGCTCTCCCGGGCCGGGGTGCTCGACCCCTTCTTCTTCAGCCGGCCCTCCAGCGTGGCGGCGCGCATCGTCCAGTGGTTCGCCAGCGGGACCATCTACCGCCACATCGCCGTGACGACCCAGGAGACGGTCCTGGCCTTCCTCGCGGGCAGCGTGCTCGGGGTGGCGGTGGGCTTCCTCTTCGCCCGCCTGCCGGCGGTCTCGCAGGTCTTCGACCCCTACGTGAAGGTGGCCAACGCCATGCCGCGCATCGTGCTGGCGCCCATCTTCACCCTCTGGTTCGGCCTGGGCATCCTCTCCAAGGTGGCCTTCGGCGTCACGCTGGTCTTCTTCATCGTCTTCTTCAACACGTACCAGGGCGTGCTGGAGGTCGACCGCAACGTCCTCAACAACGCCCGCATGCTGGGGGCCAGCGAGCGCGACCTCTTCCGCCACGTCCTCCTCCCCTCCGCGCTCACCTGGATCCTGGCCAGCCTGCACACCAGCGTGGGGCTGGCCCTGGTGGGCGCGGTGGTGGGGGAGTACCTGGGCTCGGCGCGCGGGCTGGGCTACCTGATCGCCCAGGCGGAGGGGCTACTGGACACGACGGGGGTCTTTGCGGGGATCGTCGTCCTCTCCGCCTTCGTCCTGCTCATCGACGGCGTGGTGACGCTCATCGAGCGGCGGCTGCTGGTGTGGAAGCCGCAGCGGGCGGTGGAGGGGCGGTAG